One window from the genome of Pelodictyon luteolum DSM 273 encodes:
- a CDS encoding DUF4412 domain-containing protein, giving the protein MNRLLTLLLILLSSILPGRATAAATFTGVMEMLLTMPSGKAEVTYYFGDRAQKMEMFVQLQRVPDPLRTAVITRASRPDEAIIINHDTGSWSPVNLRSAAENATLLDFDSNYRLERLANTTLKGYPCRHIRLTSSTERLELWVAEGLGDFSTFRILQSQNPRLSNTSLSRTLKQAGVEGFPVRIIQSSGGSTNRMELVQVWPKKLPDSEFRVPGGYRKVIMDEAPISQDRKAHLKNLMEKMKKFEQ; this is encoded by the coding sequence ATGAACAGACTGCTGACACTTCTCCTCATCCTCCTCTCTTCCATCCTGCCCGGCAGAGCAACTGCTGCAGCCACTTTCACAGGGGTCATGGAAATGCTCCTTACCATGCCCTCCGGCAAGGCTGAGGTTACCTACTATTTCGGAGACCGGGCCCAGAAAATGGAGATGTTCGTCCAGCTCCAGAGAGTCCCCGATCCGCTGCGCACTGCCGTCATCACCAGAGCATCGCGGCCGGACGAAGCCATCATCATCAACCACGACACAGGGTCCTGGTCCCCTGTGAACCTCCGCTCGGCAGCTGAAAACGCAACGCTCCTCGACTTCGACAGCAACTACAGGCTCGAACGCCTTGCGAACACAACCCTGAAAGGATACCCCTGCCGCCACATCCGTCTTACAAGCAGCACTGAACGGCTCGAGCTCTGGGTAGCCGAAGGTCTCGGAGATTTTTCGACCTTCCGCATCCTGCAGTCGCAGAACCCCCGGCTCTCGAACACCTCGCTCTCCCGAACCCTCAAACAGGCAGGCGTCGAGGGATTCCCTGTCCGCATCATCCAGTCCTCCGGCGGTTCAACAAACCGGATGGAACTTGTGCAGGTATGGCCGAAAAAGCTCCCCGACTCAGAATTCAGGGTACCCGGGGGGTACCGGAAGGTCATCATGGACGAAGCTCCAATCAGCCAGGACCGCAAGGCCCACCTGAAAAACCTGATGGAAAAGATGAAAAAGTTCGAGCAGTAG
- the proS gene encoding proline--tRNA ligase codes for MADKITARNEDYSQWYIDLVRSAKLADYSDVRGCMVIRPNGYAIWEKMQAALDRMFKETGHVNAYFPLFIPESFIAKEAEHIEGFAPECAVVTHGGGEELAEKLYVRPTSETIIWSSYKKWIQSYRDLPILINQWANVVRWEMRTRLFLRTTEFLWQEGHTAHATPEESQEEVMRMINVYRTFAEEYMAMPVIMGRKTDSEKFAGAEETYCIEAMMQDGKALQAGTSHNLGQNFAKAFDCQFQTKDSRLDYVWATSWGVSTRLIGALIMAHSDDRGLVLPPKLASRQVVIIPILRGDKAAVLEQADAMAASLKAAGIPAFVDGSEQNSPGWKFAEYELQGIPVRIEVGPRDIEKGICIAARRDTLEKSELQLGETLPGAVQEILDAMQKDMYQKALLFREENTVEASSYEEFKAAVEKGFVIAHWDGTAETEEKIKEETKATIRVLPEEDGYIERYRMNEPGTCIYSGKPAAQKVVFAKAY; via the coding sequence GTGGCAGATAAAATCACCGCAAGAAACGAAGACTATTCCCAGTGGTACATCGACCTGGTCCGCTCGGCAAAACTCGCAGACTATTCCGACGTGCGCGGCTGCATGGTCATCCGGCCGAACGGCTATGCAATCTGGGAAAAGATGCAGGCTGCCCTTGACCGGATGTTCAAGGAAACCGGCCACGTGAACGCCTACTTCCCCCTCTTCATCCCTGAAAGCTTCATCGCCAAGGAGGCGGAACATATCGAAGGGTTCGCGCCCGAATGCGCCGTCGTCACCCACGGAGGAGGAGAGGAACTTGCCGAAAAGCTCTACGTACGTCCGACTTCGGAAACCATCATCTGGTCCTCCTATAAAAAATGGATCCAGTCATACCGGGATCTGCCGATCCTCATCAACCAGTGGGCCAATGTGGTACGCTGGGAGATGCGCACCCGGCTCTTCCTTCGCACCACCGAATTCCTCTGGCAGGAAGGCCATACCGCCCATGCAACGCCCGAGGAATCGCAGGAGGAGGTCATGCGGATGATCAACGTCTACCGCACCTTCGCTGAAGAATACATGGCCATGCCGGTCATCATGGGCCGGAAAACCGACAGCGAGAAATTCGCCGGCGCTGAGGAGACTTACTGCATCGAAGCGATGATGCAGGACGGCAAGGCCCTTCAGGCAGGCACCTCGCACAACCTCGGCCAGAACTTTGCAAAGGCCTTCGACTGCCAGTTCCAGACCAAAGACAGCCGTCTTGATTACGTATGGGCCACCAGCTGGGGTGTTTCGACCAGGCTCATCGGAGCGCTCATCATGGCCCACTCCGACGACCGGGGTCTTGTGCTTCCCCCGAAACTTGCCTCGCGCCAGGTGGTCATCATCCCGATTCTGCGAGGCGACAAGGCTGCCGTACTGGAGCAGGCCGATGCCATGGCCGCATCTCTGAAAGCAGCTGGAATTCCCGCATTTGTCGACGGCAGTGAACAGAACTCGCCCGGCTGGAAGTTCGCCGAATATGAACTGCAGGGCATTCCTGTCCGCATTGAAGTCGGCCCACGCGATATTGAAAAAGGGATCTGCATCGCCGCACGTCGCGACACCCTCGAAAAGAGTGAACTGCAGCTCGGAGAGACGCTCCCGGGGGCGGTGCAGGAAATCCTCGATGCCATGCAGAAGGATATGTACCAGAAGGCCCTCCTGTTCCGTGAAGAGAATACGGTTGAAGCCTCCAGCTATGAAGAGTTCAAGGCCGCTGTCGAAAAAGGGTTCGTCATTGCACACTGGGACGGCACTGCCGAAACTGAAGAAAAGATAAAGGAAGAGACAAAAGCCACCATCAGGGTCCTTCCCGAAGAGGACGGCTATATCGAACGCTACCGGATGAACGAGCCCGGCACCTGCATATACTCCGGCAAACCCGCAGCTCAGAAAGTGGTATTCGCAAAAGCATACTAA
- a CDS encoding peroxiredoxin: MGVLVGRKAPEFNVEAVAGGREFVDSCKLSDFSGKYVILFFYPLDFTFVCPTELHAFQEKLDEFKKRNVEVIGCSVDSKFSHFAWLQTPRNRGGIEGVTYTLLSDLNKTVSTDYDVLAEGAGVSLRGLFLIDKAGIVRHQVVNDLGLGRNVDEVLRMVDALQFTEQFGEVCPANWNKGDKAMKPTDEGLKDFFKDE, from the coding sequence ATGGGTGTTCTAGTCGGGCGCAAAGCGCCGGAATTCAATGTAGAGGCCGTTGCCGGCGGCAGGGAGTTTGTCGATTCCTGCAAGCTTTCGGATTTCAGCGGCAAGTATGTCATCCTCTTTTTCTATCCGCTTGATTTCACCTTCGTCTGCCCGACCGAATTGCATGCGTTCCAGGAGAAACTCGATGAGTTCAAAAAACGCAACGTAGAGGTTATCGGCTGTTCGGTAGACTCCAAGTTCTCGCATTTCGCATGGCTGCAGACCCCGCGCAACCGCGGCGGCATCGAGGGCGTGACCTATACGCTCCTCTCCGACCTCAACAAGACGGTCTCTACTGATTACGACGTGCTTGCTGAAGGAGCCGGTGTGTCCTTGCGCGGACTGTTCCTGATTGATAAAGCAGGGATTGTGCGCCATCAGGTGGTCAACGATCTCGGGCTCGGCCGCAACGTGGACGAGGTTCTCCGCATGGTCGACGCGCTCCAGTTCACCGAGCAGTTCGGCGAAGTGTGCCCCGCCAACTGGAACAAGGGCGACAAGGCGATGAAGCCTACCGATGAAGGCTTGAAGGATTTTTTCAAGGACGAGTAA
- a CDS encoding NCS2 family permease — translation MGIRSYFGFEEHGTGYRQEFLAGLTTFFTLAYIIVVNPAILEAAGMPRGASTTATIFTALTGTLLMGLYAKRPFAVAPYMGENAFIAYTVVQVLGYSWQTALAAIFLSGVLFTILTLAGLRRWLAESIPVSLKHSFPVGIGLFLAFLGLGDMGVITIGVPGAPVRMGDITALPALLGLAALLLTAVLIARKQSGAILIGMAAATGCGVMTGLVDMPASPFSLPPAIGPVLLQIDFHAAFTLGFLGVITSVLIMDFVDTMGSLYGLSSRAGLLDTEGNLPDIEKPMLVDAISTLIAALIGTTTAGIFIESATGIEQGGRTGFTAVVIAGFFALSLFFSPLLTIVPAFAYGPAMVLVGMFMLGSVTKLDFSDHAELIPAFLTIILMIFTFNIGVGITAGFLAHVLMKLFTGRHGELSPGMWILAMISLVFYLFYPYH, via the coding sequence ATGGGCATTCGTTCATATTTCGGGTTTGAAGAACATGGCACCGGGTACCGGCAGGAGTTCCTCGCCGGACTGACCACCTTCTTCACCCTCGCCTACATCATCGTCGTCAACCCGGCCATCCTCGAAGCTGCGGGCATGCCGAGGGGGGCGTCAACAACGGCAACCATCTTCACCGCCCTTACCGGCACGCTCCTCATGGGGCTGTACGCCAAACGTCCGTTTGCCGTTGCGCCATACATGGGCGAGAACGCCTTCATAGCCTACACGGTCGTGCAGGTGCTCGGCTATTCATGGCAGACAGCGCTTGCCGCCATCTTCCTCAGCGGCGTACTCTTTACCATCCTGACCCTTGCGGGGTTGCGGCGATGGCTGGCAGAATCCATACCGGTATCCCTGAAGCACAGCTTCCCCGTCGGCATCGGTCTGTTCCTCGCCTTTCTGGGTCTCGGCGACATGGGTGTCATCACCATCGGGGTTCCGGGTGCGCCGGTCCGGATGGGAGACATTACGGCCCTTCCCGCACTGCTCGGTCTTGCCGCCCTGCTGCTTACCGCCGTGCTCATCGCCCGGAAACAAAGCGGAGCGATCCTCATCGGCATGGCAGCCGCAACCGGTTGCGGCGTCATGACAGGCCTTGTGGACATGCCCGCATCCCCGTTCAGCCTCCCGCCCGCCATCGGCCCCGTGCTGCTGCAGATAGACTTCCACGCCGCCTTCACCCTCGGGTTCCTCGGCGTAATCACCAGCGTCCTCATCATGGACTTTGTCGACACCATGGGATCCCTTTACGGCCTCTCCTCCCGGGCGGGCCTGCTTGACACGGAGGGGAACCTCCCGGACATCGAAAAGCCCATGCTGGTCGATGCCATCTCGACCCTTATCGCCGCCCTCATAGGCACGACGACGGCCGGCATCTTCATTGAATCGGCGACCGGCATCGAGCAGGGAGGACGGACAGGGTTCACGGCAGTGGTCATCGCGGGCTTCTTTGCCCTCTCCCTCTTCTTCTCTCCGCTCCTCACCATCGTACCCGCCTTCGCCTACGGCCCTGCCATGGTGCTCGTCGGCATGTTCATGCTCGGCTCGGTGACGAAGCTGGACTTCAGTGACCACGCCGAACTGATTCCGGCGTTCCTCACCATCATCCTCATGATCTTCACCTTCAACATCGGTGTGGGCATCACGGCGGGCTTCCTTGCCCATGTGCTGATGAAGCTCTTCACCGGCCGCCACGGGGAGCTCAGTCCGGGAATGTGGATCCTTGCCATGATATCCCTCGTCTTCTACCTCTTCTATCCCTATCACTAA
- a CDS encoding nitrilase-related carbon-nitrogen hydrolase, translated as MLKANLHIAQTDCTLANFDENLAHHCLLAEEALKGGADAIAFPELSLTGYNVQDAAQDIAMHIDDPRLDPLRELSRNITIICGGIELSEEYGVYNSAFMFEDGKGRSIHRKIYLPTYGMFEELRYFSAGQEITVVDSRRLGRIGVAICEDFWHVSVPYLLAHQGAQLMMVLMSSPLRMSPGAGLPPIVTQWQTIASTYAFLFSTFVCCVNRVGNEDSFTYWGNSSLTGPDGTAIQNAPLFKEQVLETVLDFSAVKRTRLHSSHFLDEDLRLISTELQSIITGRKG; from the coding sequence ATGCTGAAAGCGAATCTGCATATAGCCCAGACGGACTGCACCCTCGCGAATTTCGATGAAAATCTGGCCCATCACTGCCTGCTTGCCGAGGAGGCTCTGAAGGGCGGCGCCGACGCAATAGCGTTTCCGGAACTCTCGCTGACGGGATACAACGTGCAGGATGCGGCCCAGGACATTGCCATGCATATCGACGACCCGCGCCTCGATCCGCTCAGGGAGCTGAGCCGCAACATCACCATCATCTGCGGGGGAATAGAGCTGAGCGAAGAGTATGGGGTGTACAATTCGGCGTTCATGTTCGAAGACGGAAAGGGACGGAGCATCCACCGCAAGATCTACCTGCCCACGTACGGCATGTTTGAAGAGCTCCGCTATTTTTCAGCGGGCCAGGAAATCACGGTCGTCGACTCGCGAAGGCTCGGCCGCATAGGGGTCGCCATCTGCGAGGACTTCTGGCATGTATCGGTCCCCTACCTTCTGGCCCACCAGGGGGCCCAGCTCATGATGGTGCTGATGTCGAGCCCGCTTCGCATGTCGCCGGGAGCGGGGCTGCCGCCGATCGTCACCCAGTGGCAGACCATCGCCTCCACCTATGCATTCCTCTTCAGCACCTTCGTATGCTGTGTCAACCGGGTGGGCAATGAAGACAGCTTCACCTACTGGGGGAATTCGTCCCTGACGGGGCCGGACGGCACAGCCATCCAGAACGCCCCGCTCTTCAAGGAACAGGTACTCGAAACGGTGCTGGATTTCTCAGCCGTCAAACGCACCCGGCTGCACTCGTCGCACTTTCTTGATGAAGACCTCCGCCTGATATCGACAGAGCTCCAGTCGATCATCACGGGCCGCAAGGGCTGA
- the ispE gene encoding 4-(cytidine 5'-diphospho)-2-C-methyl-D-erythritol kinase produces MPSISVHAYAKINLGLFITGKRDDGYHNLETIFAPVSWHDTLCFSPADAISMRCTNADLPTDGSNLCIRAARSLQEYAGVGDGVSIELDKQVPFGAGLGGGSSDAATVLRVLNGFWNINATVEDLHPLAVKLGADVPYFLEMEGLAYAGGIGDELTDLHAGLPWHVVTVFPAEHISTAWAYGNFHRRFGQSRPDIRTIAADLSGIGDTGRLELFENDFQSAVFEQFPKVRRVHTDLLEAGAVFASLSGSGSAVYGLFETAMDARRAIERQRASYPTNLTPPGFSMRQ; encoded by the coding sequence ATGCCCTCCATTTCCGTGCATGCATATGCCAAAATCAACCTCGGTCTTTTCATCACCGGAAAACGGGATGACGGGTACCACAACCTTGAAACCATCTTTGCCCCCGTCAGTTGGCACGACACGCTTTGTTTCAGTCCAGCTGACGCTATTTCAATGCGCTGCACGAACGCCGACCTTCCGACTGACGGCAGCAACCTCTGCATCAGGGCCGCCCGGTCGCTGCAGGAGTACGCCGGAGTAGGGGATGGTGTGTCGATCGAGCTTGACAAGCAGGTTCCGTTCGGTGCGGGCCTTGGCGGCGGCAGCAGCGACGCTGCAACCGTGCTGCGGGTATTGAACGGGTTCTGGAACATCAACGCCACGGTGGAGGACCTGCACCCGCTGGCAGTGAAGCTGGGCGCCGACGTACCTTATTTTCTTGAAATGGAGGGGCTCGCCTATGCGGGCGGCATCGGTGATGAACTGACTGACCTGCATGCCGGACTGCCATGGCATGTGGTGACGGTGTTTCCAGCGGAGCACATCTCCACTGCGTGGGCCTACGGGAACTTCCACCGCCGATTCGGGCAGAGCCGTCCCGATATCCGTACGATAGCCGCCGACCTCTCCGGAATCGGGGACACCGGGCGGCTCGAGCTGTTTGAAAATGATTTTCAGTCCGCTGTCTTCGAGCAGTTCCCGAAGGTCCGCAGGGTCCATACGGATCTTCTCGAGGCAGGAGCGGTGTTTGCCTCCCTCTCCGGCAGCGGTTCGGCCGTCTATGGACTGTTCGAAACCGCTATGGACGCCCGTCGCGCCATTGAGCGGCAGCGGGCATCCTATCCCACGAACCTTACCCCTCCCGGTTTTTCGATGCGGCAGTGA
- a CDS encoding SPOR domain-containing protein, translated as MPRGKANSTLRSFALCIAAYAALVTAPTEARGAGGVSYAAQIRQYVQQDKTYLLQSIRQKAVAGSEKTVIEALLTEDGPKAVSLFRRQLAMYPDPAIDPISHARIADYNRSLTAAVPAPQLSKPIPAPAPAPSPAASPQPKAASVAAKAPLQPSAPAPVAAQAPVPAMVPEKPAAYSTTAYGTADTHTLQFGSFSNRVNAEAYASRLSAEGQITVVFENQMYKVRLAKGFPNADAAKSAARRLPFSSIAIPIR; from the coding sequence ATGCCCAGAGGAAAGGCCAACTCCACGCTTCGTTCGTTTGCGCTCTGTATCGCGGCGTACGCCGCACTGGTGACGGCTCCCACTGAAGCCCGCGGTGCGGGTGGGGTCTCCTACGCGGCGCAGATCCGGCAGTATGTCCAGCAAGATAAAACATATTTATTACAATCAATCCGCCAAAAAGCCGTGGCCGGCTCTGAAAAAACCGTCATTGAAGCACTCCTGACGGAAGATGGGCCTAAGGCTGTGTCCCTGTTCCGGCGCCAGCTTGCTATGTACCCCGACCCGGCAATCGACCCGATCAGCCATGCGCGCATCGCAGATTATAACCGCTCGCTGACCGCAGCGGTTCCTGCACCGCAGCTATCGAAACCCATTCCGGCACCCGCGCCAGCCCCTTCTCCTGCAGCTTCCCCGCAACCAAAAGCTGCGTCCGTTGCAGCCAAAGCGCCACTGCAGCCCTCAGCACCGGCACCCGTGGCGGCACAAGCGCCTGTGCCTGCCATGGTACCTGAAAAACCGGCCGCCTACAGCACAACCGCGTACGGTACAGCCGACACCCACACCCTGCAGTTCGGAAGCTTCAGCAACAGGGTGAACGCCGAAGCGTATGCCTCGAGACTTTCAGCAGAAGGACAGATTACCGTTGTTTTCGAGAACCAGATGTACAAGGTACGCCTTGCCAAAGGGTTCCCGAATGCCGATGCGGCAAAGTCGGCCGCGCGCCGGCTTCCCTTCAGCTCCATAGCCATACCCATCAGGTGA
- a CDS encoding sigma-54 interaction domain-containing protein, which produces MKKETGLIGKCDLLVRLRQFALQVAETDITVLITGETGSGKEVLARFIHDHSRRAGGSFIPVNCGAIPAGILESELFGHEKGAFTGAIQARKGYFESADCGTIFLDEIGEMPTETQVKFLRVIENGEFQRVGASHSIYADTRIIAATNRNLIQSVSEKHFREDLYYRLRSVELHIPPLRERGSDILLLTEHFVHEFQSKHRIPFEGFSPEATEMLLRYTWPGNVRELRNLIESLLVLEKGSEITPDILDKHLVQRSRFKSLVHDPARSEKNELQLVYSSIIQLRQEVGEIRQMLQQLVYTPQPTAPRPLLLPDATTHNTDKEVAPVNEMSPPVNEMSPPANEMSPPANEMSPLQAAAKQAVADALRSSGGSKRKAAAALGITERTLYRKIKTYGL; this is translated from the coding sequence ATGAAAAAAGAGACCGGACTCATAGGAAAATGCGACCTCCTGGTGCGGCTCCGCCAGTTCGCACTTCAGGTTGCCGAAACCGACATCACGGTACTCATCACCGGCGAAACCGGTTCGGGCAAGGAAGTGCTGGCACGTTTCATCCATGACCACAGCCGGCGGGCCGGAGGCAGTTTCATCCCCGTCAATTGTGGGGCCATTCCCGCCGGGATTCTCGAATCGGAGCTCTTCGGACATGAAAAAGGGGCGTTCACCGGGGCCATACAGGCCAGAAAAGGCTATTTTGAATCTGCCGACTGCGGCACCATCTTCCTCGACGAAATCGGGGAAATGCCTACCGAAACCCAGGTAAAGTTTCTTCGGGTCATTGAAAACGGCGAGTTCCAGCGGGTCGGCGCGTCCCACTCCATTTACGCCGACACCCGCATCATCGCAGCCACCAACAGGAACCTCATCCAGTCGGTCAGCGAAAAACATTTCAGGGAAGACCTATACTACCGCCTCCGCAGCGTGGAATTGCACATACCGCCGCTGCGTGAAAGGGGCAGCGATATCCTGCTTTTGACGGAGCACTTTGTACACGAGTTCCAGTCGAAGCACCGGATCCCGTTCGAGGGGTTCAGCCCGGAAGCCACGGAAATGCTCCTCCGCTACACCTGGCCGGGCAATGTCCGCGAACTGCGCAACCTCATCGAATCACTGCTCGTGCTCGAAAAGGGTAGCGAGATCACGCCCGATATCCTTGACAAACATCTGGTGCAGCGAAGCCGGTTCAAAAGCCTCGTCCACGACCCCGCCCGTTCGGAAAAGAACGAGCTGCAGCTCGTATACAGCAGCATCATCCAGCTCCGTCAGGAAGTAGGTGAAATCCGCCAGATGCTCCAGCAACTCGTATACACCCCCCAGCCGACCGCCCCAAGACCGCTTCTCCTGCCCGATGCAACAACGCACAATACCGACAAAGAAGTCGCACCGGTGAATGAGATGAGCCCGCCGGTGAATGAGATGAGCCCGCCGGCGAACGAGATGAGCCCGCCAGCGAACGAGATGAGCCCGCTTCAGGCGGCGGCAAAACAGGCCGTTGCCGATGCGCTCCGCTCCTCCGGCGGCAGCAAAAGAAAAGCCGCAGCAGCCCTCGGCATCACCGAACGGACGCTTTATAGGAAAATCAAGACCTACGGGCTCTGA
- the lnt gene encoding apolipoprotein N-acyltransferase, translating to MTVYPKAADRFRRSAYASSLLSGVLLAVSFPSYPSIHFELLAWVALVPLLLTVADDPSSGSVFRKSYAAMLAYSAGALWWVCIATLPGGIMTIAAQAFFMTVPFMLFFLCNRFWGLRRALVAFPFMQVGWEWLYMQQDLSLGWLTLGNSQANLNAMVQYADITGVWGISFWLSSFNVLVVLAVLGGRRLLVPYAGALLAMVLAPLAYSAVVLHAPGGAGRAGTIRVSLVQPDIDPYEKWDRYTGSETLELYYRLTGRAVRESRPDLVVWPETALPFFILDDGNDEYLLSLRRALSLWRAPLLTGFSDIVYAAPGDAPSSAGPGKFDRQSGRFYETYNASMLLSPGVDSLQVYRKVRLVPFAERVPYTEYFPALEQLTFSLAGVGSWGRGPGPSLMELHPADRKRVRIANIICYESIFPGYVSEFVREGAELLTLVTNDGWYGTSYGPWQHLAIGRLRCIENRRAMARCANTGVTECIDPFGRTIARVPWWEEQVLNAELPLGRELSFYTSHPDLLPKVCVAVSLLVVASGGIGRLSLRARRS from the coding sequence ATGACTGTTTACCCGAAGGCGGCCGACCGGTTCCGCCGTTCCGCCTATGCATCTTCCCTCCTCAGCGGAGTGCTTCTTGCCGTTTCGTTCCCTTCTTATCCATCCATCCATTTTGAGCTGCTCGCCTGGGTTGCACTCGTGCCGCTGCTGTTGACTGTTGCCGACGATCCGTCATCCGGATCGGTGTTTCGCAAGTCCTATGCCGCCATGCTCGCATATTCGGCCGGGGCACTCTGGTGGGTATGCATTGCCACGTTGCCGGGAGGCATCATGACCATCGCGGCACAAGCATTTTTCATGACCGTGCCGTTCATGCTGTTTTTCCTCTGCAACCGTTTCTGGGGGTTGCGGCGGGCCCTCGTAGCCTTCCCGTTCATGCAGGTGGGGTGGGAGTGGCTCTATATGCAGCAGGATCTGTCGCTCGGCTGGCTGACGCTCGGCAATTCCCAGGCGAATCTCAATGCCATGGTGCAGTATGCCGATATTACGGGAGTGTGGGGCATCAGTTTCTGGCTCTCCTCATTCAATGTGCTTGTCGTGCTTGCCGTCCTCGGCGGAAGGAGGCTGCTTGTACCCTATGCCGGCGCACTGCTTGCGATGGTGCTCGCTCCTCTCGCCTACAGTGCCGTGGTCCTGCATGCCCCAGGCGGAGCGGGTCGTGCGGGAACAATCCGGGTCAGCCTCGTGCAGCCCGACATAGATCCGTATGAAAAGTGGGACCGATACACCGGCAGCGAAACCCTGGAGCTCTATTACCGGCTGACCGGCCGCGCCGTCAGGGAGAGCCGTCCCGATCTGGTGGTATGGCCTGAAACAGCCCTTCCGTTCTTCATCCTTGATGACGGCAACGATGAGTATCTCCTCTCACTGCGACGCGCACTCAGCCTCTGGCGCGCCCCGCTCCTGACCGGGTTCTCGGACATCGTCTATGCTGCTCCTGGAGACGCGCCCTCTTCGGCAGGACCGGGAAAATTCGACCGGCAGAGCGGCCGCTTCTATGAGACCTATAACGCCTCCATGCTTCTCTCTCCGGGGGTTGACAGCCTGCAGGTTTACCGGAAGGTGCGCCTGGTTCCATTTGCGGAGCGGGTTCCCTATACCGAGTATTTTCCGGCACTTGAACAACTTACGTTTTCTCTGGCGGGAGTGGGCAGTTGGGGCCGGGGGCCAGGGCCCTCCCTCATGGAGCTTCATCCCGCAGACCGCAAGCGGGTGCGCATCGCCAACATTATCTGCTACGAGTCGATTTTTCCAGGCTATGTATCGGAATTTGTCAGGGAGGGAGCCGAGCTCCTGACGCTGGTTACCAATGACGGCTGGTACGGCACCTCTTACGGCCCCTGGCAGCACCTGGCAATCGGCCGCCTGCGCTGCATCGAGAACCGTCGCGCCATGGCCCGGTGCGCCAATACGGGCGTCACTGAGTGCATCGACCCCTTCGGGCGCACCATCGCCAGGGTTCCGTGGTGGGAGGAGCAGGTCCTCAATGCTGAGCTTCCACTGGGGCGGGAGCTGAGCTTCTACACCAGCCACCCCGACCTGCTGCCGAAGGTTTGTGTGGCGGTTTCGTTGCTCGTGGTGGCATCGGGAGGTATCGGGAGGCTTTCCCTCAGAGCCCGTAGGTCTTGA
- a CDS encoding bacteriochlorophyll a protein, translated as MALFGTKDATTAHSDYEIVLEGGSSSWGKVKARAKVNVPPALPLLPADCNVKINVKPLDPAKGFVRFSAVIESIVDSTKNKLVIEADIANETKERRICVGEGSVTVGDFSHSFSFEGSVVNLFYYRSDAVRRNVPNPIYMQGRQFHDIIMKVPLDNNDVIDTWEGTLKALQTTGAFNDWIREFWFIGPAFTALNEGGQRISKIEVNSIGTQSGDKGPVGVTRWRFSHGGSGIVDSIARWAELFPADKLNRPASVEAGFRSDSQGIEVKVDGDFPGVSVDAGGGLRRILNHPLIPLVHHGMVGKFNDFTVDTQLKIVLPKGYKIRYAAPQFRSQNLEEYRWSGGAYARWVEHVCKGGTGQFEVLYAQ; from the coding sequence ATGGCTCTTTTCGGCACTAAAGACGCGACCACCGCGCACTCCGATTACGAAATCGTTCTCGAGGGCGGTTCGAGCTCGTGGGGAAAGGTAAAAGCCAGGGCGAAAGTAAACGTCCCCCCGGCCCTCCCGCTGCTGCCCGCAGACTGCAATGTCAAGATCAACGTGAAGCCGCTGGATCCCGCTAAGGGCTTTGTACGGTTCTCGGCTGTCATCGAATCCATCGTCGACAGCACAAAGAACAAACTGGTCATCGAAGCTGACATCGCCAATGAAACCAAAGAACGCAGGATCTGCGTCGGTGAGGGTTCCGTCACCGTCGGTGATTTCTCCCACTCGTTCTCATTCGAAGGCTCTGTCGTCAACCTGTTCTACTACCGCTCCGACGCAGTCCGCAGGAATGTACCGAACCCGATCTACATGCAGGGTCGCCAGTTCCACGACATCATCATGAAGGTGCCGCTTGACAACAACGATGTCATCGATACCTGGGAAGGAACCCTGAAAGCACTCCAGACCACCGGTGCATTCAATGACTGGATCCGTGAGTTCTGGTTCATCGGACCTGCCTTCACCGCACTCAACGAGGGCGGCCAGAGGATTTCCAAGATCGAGGTCAACAGTATCGGCACCCAGAGCGGCGACAAGGGTCCCGTCGGTGTCACCCGCTGGCGTTTCTCGCACGGCGGATCGGGCATCGTCGACTCCATCGCACGCTGGGCGGAACTCTTCCCGGCCGACAAGCTCAACAGGCCTGCTTCCGTTGAAGCCGGTTTCCGTTCCGATTCACAGGGTATCGAAGTCAAGGTCGACGGCGACTTCCCCGGCGTTTCCGTAGATGCCGGCGGCGGACTCCGCAGGATCCTGAACCACCCGCTCATTCCGCTGGTCCACCACGGCATGGTCGGCAAGTTCAACGACTTCACCGTCGATACCCAGCTCAAGATCGTTCTTCCGAAAGGCTACAAGATCCGCTACGCAGCTCCTCAGTTCCGCTCGCAGAACCTTGAGGAATACCGCTGGAGCGGTGGCGCTTACGCCCGCTGGGTGGAGCATGTCTGCAAAGGCGGCACCGGCCAGTTCGAAGTGCTCTACGCTCAGTAA